The Pseudomonadota bacterium genome contains the following window.
CATTATCCCGAAACCTATGGTGGAGCTGGCAAAGCGATGCAAAAGAGCTTTATAAAAGAATTGATCCAAAGCTCTGGGAAAAATCAGAACATAATCCAATTGTCTTTTTAACCAATACACCTAAAGAACGGCTTGAAGAACTTGCCGAAGATGGGAGTTTTCTCGTTCATCAAAAACGAATCGAAGAAAATTTCAAAAACTCTGTTCTTTCAAAACCGAATATGGCAGATTCTTCCTTTGAGCCCAACGATAATATTGCATATTTTTCAATGGAATTTGGCATTCATGAGTGTATTCCTCTTTTTGCAGGCGGTCTCGGAGTTCTAGCCGGAGACCACCTGAAGGCTGCTTCTGATCTTAAGCTTCCTATGACCGGGGTCGGACTTTTATACAAACACGGATACTTCCGTCAATTCTTAAGCCAGGACGGAATGCAACAGGAGGAGTATCCTGAAACTGACCTGTATAAAATTCCGGTTGAAAAAGCACTTGATCTATCAGGAAAGGAATTATACATAACGATAGACAGGCCAAACGGCAATATTCGTGCACGTGTCTGGAAGTTAAATATCGGACGTATTGCGCTTTATTTACTTGATACCAATCTGTCTGATAACCCTCCTGAAGTAAGGGACATCACAGCTAATTTATACCCGGCCAACCAGAATAAACGCTTAGCCCAGGAAGTGCTTTTGGGAATAGGCGGCATGCGCGCTTTAGCGGCTATGGGAATATTTCCCAATGTAGTTCATCTGAATGAAGGCCATTGTACTTTTGCAAGCATTGAACGTATTTCTCAGATTATTTCAAAACACAATATTGATTTAAAAACAGCGCTTGAAATAGTGCCCCGTTCTACAGTATTTACAACTCATACTCCTGTTATTGCAGGCCATGATGTATTTCCTGTAGACATTGTAAAACCATACATCGAAACTTATAAAGAAAAACTGGGAGCAACTGAAAAGGAAATTTTATCTTGGGCCAAACCTGAATGGAAAGATGGTGAAGGCCAGTTTTCCATGTTTATACTTGGCCTTAAAATGGCTCAATATTGTAATGGCGTCAGCAAACTTCACGGCTCTGTTGCCCGTAAAATGTGGGCGCATGCCTGGCCGGGCAGGCCGGTTGATGAAATACCAATAACACATATCACTAATGGTGTTCATGTGCCCTCATGGATATCATATGAAATAGCCCTCCTCTTAGACAGGTACCTTGGTCACGGATGGAATAAACACCCGTGGGATCCTGTAATTATGAACCGCATTGATGGAATTTATGATGAAGAACTCTGGCATATTCATGAAATGAACCGTACCAGACTTATTCGTAAATGCCGGGAACTTATGGTAAAACAGTACGGGAAACGCAATACTCCCAAAGCTATTATGAGCGATGTGGAATCGGTACTTGATCAAGATGCTTTAACAATTGTATTTGCCCGCAGGTTTGCAACATATAAAAGATCTCATCTTTTATTTATGGACCCTGATCGGCTTGGATCGATTCTGACTTCCAAAACACATCCTGTGCAAATCATTTTTGCAGGAAAAGCCCACCCAAAAGACCAGGAAGGAAAAGATCTTATAAAATATGTAGTACACTTTGCGCAAAAGCATGAGTTGAGGCATCGCCTGATTTTTCTGGAAGATTATGATATCAGTATTGCCAAAATATTGGTGCAGGGAGCTGATGTCTGGCTGAATACTCCCAGGCGTCCTTTTGAAGCATGCGGCACTTCCGGAATGAAATCTGCTATAAACGGAGGGCTTAATGTCGGTATCCTTGACGGATGGTGGTGCGAAGGATACTCTGAAGAAAGAGGTTGGCGAATCGGAAACGGGGAAGAATATTTTGACTCGGAATATCAGGATAATGTTGAGAGTCAGGCATTATATAATCTTTTAACAGATGAAGTTATTCCTTGTTATTATGACAGAAAAAACAACACTTATTCGCAGGTTTGGGTGAGTAAAATGAAAGAATCCATGAAAATGGCCATGCAATATTTTTGCAGCCATGTCATGGTCTCAAATTACACAAAGAAATTTTATGTTTCGTCTGCAAAAAACAACAGGAGTCTTTTATCAGACAACAGCGCAGAAGCAAGAGCGCTTTCTTTGCAACGGGAACGCCTTAGTTCGCTATGGAAACTTATTACGATAGAACCGCCCAAAAGGCAAAATCAAGGCCCCTTTCGTGTTGGCGATACCGTTAATGTCTCAACAGAAGTCTTTCTTGGTGAAATTCTTCCCAAAGAAGTAGATGTTCAGATATACTACGGTAAGATACAATCCGTTGATTCAGTTACTGGAGGTAAAGCAGAAACAATGACTGTTGAAGAAAATCTCGGAAATGGCCGCTATCTTTATAGTTGTGCAGTAACCTGTAGTGATACCGGCAGATTCGGATTGACAGCCAGAATAATACCAAAAGGTGACGACTGGATAAAAAGCACCCAGGAATTTTTAACCTGGTCATGATATAGTAAAATAAAAGGATCGCATAATGTCTGCCGCTTCGGTAAAAAATCCACGCATACTTATTGTAACACCTGAAGTAACTCATCTCCCTGAAGGGATGGGAAATATCAGTAATTATTTTACTGCAAAAGCCGGGGGTCTTGCCGATGTTTCAGCTGCACTAATAAGCGCCTTATTTGAACATGGAGCAGATGTGCATGTCGCTTTGCCTGATTACAGAGAAATTTTCAACTCCCAACTTGCCCGTATTTTCGGTAAAGAATTGGATTTAATTCGCAAAAAAATGCCTGAAGAAAGAATTCATCTTGCAGAAGACAAGGTGTTTTACTACTTAAATCATGTTTATTCCAGTTACGGTTGGGAAAACCTGAAAATTGCCTTATCCTTCCAGCGTGAAGTAATTAATCATATTGTTCCAAATGTCAGACCGGACCTGATTCATTGCAATGACTGGATGACCGGCCTTATACCGGCTATGGCAAGAAAGATGGGGATACCCTGCCTGTTTACCGTACACAATATTCACACAACTAAAACTTTTCTTTCGAATATCGAAGATGCGGGTATTGACGCAGCTTCCTTCTGGCAAAATCTTTATTATGAGCAAATGGCATATGATTACTGGGGAACACGCGAATCAAATCCTGTTGATCTGCTTACAAGCGGAGTTTTTGCCGCCCATTATGTAAACACTGTAAGCCCTACTTTTTTAAACGAAGTAATTGAGGGAAGCCATCCTTTTGTTGAGCCTTATCTCAAGCAGCAATTATCAAATAAATGGCAATCAGAATGCGCAACCGGAATTCTTAATGCTCCTGATCCAACTTTCAATCCGGCCAAAGATAGTGAAATTTTTTTCAAATATGACACTGATAATTTTAAAAGCGGAAAATTAAAAAACAAACAAGCATTCCAAAAAATGCTGGGACTGATAAAAGATGATAAGGCCCCTTTACTTTTCTGGCCTTCCAGGCTGGATTCAATTCAGAAAGGGTCCGAACTTCTTGCAGATATTTTGTATAATGTAATATCTTCATACTGGGATTTAAATCTTCAAATCGTTTTTGTGGCAAATGGAGAATATCAGCAGCACTTTAAAAACATTGTTGATTTTCACCGTTTCAATAACAGGGTTGCTGTGTGCAATTTCGATGAAAGACTTGAGCGCATGGCATATGCCGCCTCGGATTTTGTACTTATGCCATCTCGTTTTGAACCTTGCGGATTGCCGCAGATGATAGGAGCAATATACGGTTCTTTACCGATTGCCCATAACACGGGCGGATTGCACGACACAGTAACAGACCTTGATGTAACAAAAGAAACAGGAAATGGATTTTTATTCGATCATTACGGTACACAGGGGCTGTTTTGGGCTATCAGCCAGGCAGTAAATTTTTACAAATTACCCTCAAATGTAAAACAAAAACAAATAAAAAGAGTCATGCAACAAAGCATTGGCAGTTTCAATCATTCCGTTACGGCAAAACACTATATAAACCTTTATGAGAAAATGTTACAACGCCCACTTATAACTACTTCTTGATAAATACTCCGATTGGAAGTAACGATGACTAATAAAGAAAGATTTTATATAAATGACCCTTTCCTGAAACTTTACAAGGATGCTATTGAAACCCGGATAGCAAATATAATTAAAAAAGAAACTCTTCTTGCACAAGGCAAGAGCAATCTTGCCAACTTTGCTTCCGGCCATAATTACTTCGGCCTCCATTTTTCCAACAACCAGTGGATATTCAGAGAGTGGGCACCTAACGCCGAATCTGTATTTTTGATCGGAGAGATTACAAGCTGGCAGGAAAATGATAAATATTCTTTAAACAGAATCACCAACACAGGTGTGTGGGAAATAGTACTTGCGGAAGAAGCCCTGAAGCATAAAGATCTATACAGATTAAGGCTCCACTGGCCAGGTGGTAAAGGAGACAGAGTCCCATCTTATGCAAACCGTGTAGTTCAGGATCCGCATACTCTTATTTTTAATGCGCAAGTCTGGCATCCTTCATATCCATTTAAATGGCGTTTTCCCGATTTTAAATGTAGCAAAGATGCTCCTTTGATTTATGAAGCTCATATAGGTATGGCTCAGGAAGAAGATAAGATAGGTACTTATAAAGAATTTACAGAAAAAATACTGCCCCGTATCGTATCTTCCGGTTATAATATGATACAGCTTATGGCAATTCAGGAGCACCCGTATTACGGATCTTTCGGATATCAGGTTTCTAATTTTTTTGCACCTTCATCACGCTTTGGAACTCCTGAAGATTTAAAAGAACTAATCGATGCTGCTCATTTTGCAGGCATAGCTGTTATTATGGATATAATTCATTCCCATGCTGTTTCCAATGAAGTCGAGGGCATAAGCAGATTTGACGGAACATTATACCAGTATTTTCATGATGGGCCACGTGGAATACATAGCGCATGGGATTCCAGATGTTTCGATTATAATAAAAAGGAAGTTCTCAATTTTCTGCTCTCAAATTGCAGATACTGGTTGGAAGAGTTTCATTTTGACGGATTCAGATTTGATGGTATCACAAGCATGTTATATTTACACCACGGCCTGGGAAAACCATTTACTTCATATAATGACTATTTTTGTGATGATGTTGATGAAGATGCTCTGACCTATCTTGCGCTTGCAAACAAATTGATACACGATATCAGACCGGATGCAATTACTATAGCAGAAGATATAAGCGGGATGCCCGGACTCGCAGCTCCCTTATCGGAAGGCGGCTTCGGCTTTGATTACCGCTTTTCTATGGGAATACCAGATTTCTGGATACAGCTTGTTAAGGATTCTTATGATGAAGACTGGCCTACCGGTCATCTTTGGTATGAACTTAACAACAGGCGCATAGAAGAAAAATCAATAAGCTATTGCGAATCGCATGATCAGGCTCTTGTAGGAGATCAATCCCTTATTTTCAGACTGATAGGCACCGATATGTACGATCACATGGCTATTAACGATTATAATTTCAGGGTTGACAGAGGAATTGCCTTACATAAATTAATAAGACTGATAACTTTAACTACAGCAGGAAACGGATACTTAAACTTCATGGGAAATGAATTCGGACATCCCGAATGGATAGACTTTCCCAGGCAAGGCAACAACTGGTCATATCATTATGCCAGGCGCCAATGGCATCTTGTTGATGACCCTTTATTAAAATATCATTTTCTTGCAAACTATGACCGCGACATGATTGCTCTGGCAAAGCAATTTCATATTTTAGAATCTTCTTCTCCGATGATGTTATACGAAAATACTTCTGACAAGATTATTGCCTTCAGGCGTGCCGGACTTTTGTTTGTTTTCAATTTTCACCCTACATCATCTTATACAAATTACTGCTTTGATGCACCTCCGGGAACCTATCAAATGATTTTTGACAGCGATTCGCCCGAATATGGAGGTCATAACCGGCTCATTCCTGATCATGATCATAAAACAATTCGCGATCAAGCAAAGGACTCAAAGCGTCAGTTTATCAGCCTTTATCTTCCTACACGTACGGGAATAGTTTTAAAATATATGGAAGAAGCTTAGAAAGAAATGTTAGCCGCTGTCATCTTAACGCCCTGCCAATACCCCGCTCATCTTCACAAACAGCGTCGGATAACTTTACAATTTTGATTATTACAGGAAAAAAGAGAAATAACCAGATTAAAATACATAATATCATGTAATTAAGAAGTATTATCATGTTTTATTTGTCATATTCATTCAGGCATTAATATTTTTCAGAAATAGTTATTAATAATTACAGGAAGTTATAATATCGAATTGATTGTGATGAAACAGTAAAAAGTCCCAAAATGGCAGTTTATCAAAAATCACACTCAATAATTACAAGATGTTACAAAGCTATTTTTTTGATTTTCCGACTTTTTACGAGACCTTCACCTTTAGAATGTCGGGATAATTTACATAATTTGATTAACAGTTTTGAATTATTATATTTATTTTTATAACCGGTCAATATAATATATATAATTATATTTAAATTGATATAATTATATATATTTAAATTACCATTACTGTCGGAATATTTTACAGTTTTGATTATTCCAACGGCGGAAACAAATAACTAATATTTAATATTGTGTATTTACAGTATTTTATCGATTTTTTTATATTTATTAAACAAACGGTATAAAAATTGCTTAAATATTTGAGGATTAAACATCTGTTACGGTTATTGATTTTAAAATATTTATATTGTATAAATCCTTTTAAAAAATTTTAAAAACAAATAGCATAAGCAAAAAATTAAAGGGTGAATTTACAAAAATAATTGGATTTTTTTGGATTTTATAGAGATTTTTTCTTTTCTTAATAAGTTTATTAACCTTTAACCAAAAAGGCGTCTATGATGAATAAAAGCAATAGTTTCATAAAATTGACTTTAATTTTTTCTTTTTTAATGATGTTAATAATGGGGGCATCTCCCGGATCTCAGGCTACGGCCATGATGGCAGCACCTTCCGTAATCTTTGATTATATGAACGGTGATCTGGATGCACCTAGTAGCACTTTTACGTTTGACGTACTCATTGACAATATAATGCTTAGTAATCTTAAGGAATGGAATTTAGCTTTCACAATCACCAGAAATAGCGATCCGGGAGTTCCATTCTCGTTTCACTATGCAGCGATAACGACTGATTCTAATTATGTTTTTGCAGGCAATAGCAATGGTTATCAGATAGACATTAATCCTCCATCAGCTACTGCAACGCAATTCAGCTTATTGGGCCATGATGCTACAAATTCAGGCAGTGTTACTGATACAACAGGAAAGCTTCTTGCCAGACTAATATTAGACGAGGTACAATATCAAGATTCGTTTATTATAACAATTGATCCGGTAAATTCATTTTTTATTGATTCAGGTAATAATTATTCCTATATGGAATCTGATGTTTACGATGTAAATGTTGTACCCATCCCTTCTACTCTGCTTCTGATGGCCGGCGGACTTTTAGGGCTTTTAATTTCAAGAAGGAAAAATAAACGGGCTTAGGTAACAATACCAATTTATGTTGCAAACACATGATCAAAACCTTCTGCATGGATCTTTCTTCTAAAGAAATAATTTCAGGAAATAATACCATTTGATTTCCTGACTCACCGGCTTTAAATCTGGGCATAGAATTCTTCTTAAATAGCTGGAAAATCTATAGCATTTGTAGCAATGAAAAGCAATATATTATTTAATTATTTAAAGTTGTTATTGCTATTTACTAGTTCTGTAACAGCCTGTCTAATAATGAAATGGGCATATAAAATACATCTTATAGCAATCAGGCTTTTTCTACTCTGTGGTTTAATGCGAAACGCCGGGGCTGTTTTTTTTGAAATGGTGAAAATACTTCATAACTTTTTCAACATAGTCTTCAGTTTCTCTTATGGGAGGTATGCCCTTATAAGAGACAACAGCTTTAGGGCCGGCATTATATGCAGCTAACGCCAGGTGAAGCTTTCCATCAAACCTGTTAAGCAGTTTTTTAAAATACCACGTTCCTGTTAAAATATTTTCTTTTGGATCAAAAGGGTCCTTCATTTTAAAAGCTTTTACATTTTGAGGCATTATCTGCATTAATCCAAGTGCTCCCGCTCTTGATACAGCTTTTGGGTCAAAATCAGACTCAGCCTTTATCACGGCTTTCAGCAAGGAAAACGAAATCCCATGCTTCTTTGAAGCTTCGGAAATCATAAGATCATATTTATTCGATGAATAAAATGGCAAACCTTCCTTCTTTGGTTTTCTTTGGATATCTTTAATAAAAAGTCGATATTTATATGACGGTTTTGTAGGAACATTAGTAAAATGCATCACACCGTTTTCATCAATATATTTATAGATATCAGCAAAGGCTAAATTCACACAGCCGCAAGCAAACAAAACCATGACAAAATAAATAACAATCAATGCTGATTTTTTTATAAAAGTATTTTTAAGCATCTCTTAAACCGTAATTCAAATAATCCGTGTGGCTATATATATTTCATATCCTTAATATTATACATAATTATTTAAACAACTCAATCAAAAACGTTTTTTTTCAAGCTTTGTCACAGATTCAATATGGAAAGTATGTGGAAACATATCAACCGGCTGTACTTGTATTACATCAAAATAATCCTTTAATATAAAAAGATCTCTTGCAAGGGTCGCCGGGTTGCAGGAAACATAAACAATTCTTTCGGGAGCCATATCAATAACCTGCTTTACTACATCTTTGTGCATCCCCACTCTTGGCGGATCAATAATAAGAACATCAGGTTTATTTTCAATCTTTGAAAGGCTGTTTTTAATATCTCCGGTTATAAAAGTGCAGTTTGATATGCCATTTATTATGCAATTATTTTTGGCATCTGATACGGCACTTTCAGAAATCTCAATCCCTGTAATTTCAGCGGCATCTGCGGACAGATATATTGGTATGGTGCCTGTTCCGCTGTATAGATCAATCACCGTTTCTTTACCGGAAAGTTGTGCAAACTCCTTTACTTTGTTATATAGAATTTGTGCCCCTTTTGTATTTGTCTGGAAAAAAGAATTTGCCGATATTTTAAATTCAAAAGCTCCAATTTTATCTTTTATATAAGAAGACCCTGCAAGCACTTTCTCATATTCTCCCACAGCGACACCAGCTTTGCTTGAAGTAATATTATTTATTACAGATACTATATCGGAGTACTTTTGTACAAGCATCTCGGAAAGAGGCTTAACAACTTTATTATCTTCGGCAGAAGTAATAATATTTACCATCCAACTGCCGTATGCTCCCGAATTTCGCAGCATAAGAAAGCGCCAGAAACCTTCATGGGATCTGAGGCCATAGGGTTGGGCACCGGAATTTTGCATAAACTCTTTTACATCATTTAAAATTAAATTTCCTTTTTCCGGCTGCAATAAACAGGCTTTTATATCAAGTACTTTATCAAAAGTTCCTGGCACATGAAGCCCCAGTGCAAAACCTGCGTTTTTTTCTCCGGCAGTAAAATCTGAAGGCATTAGCCATTTTTTGTCTGAACAGGAAAATTCCATCTTGTTCCTGTATCCAAAGATCGATTGCGATGGAATTACAGGATGTATTGTAATATCTTTTAAAAACCCGATATGTTCCAATGCTTCTTTCACATGCTGCTGCTTGTAATAAAGCTGACGTTCATATTCTATGAACTGCCACTTGCAACCACCACAATAACCGCTGTATTCACACGGCGGATTTATTCTGTAAGGTGATGCTTCAATTATTTCTACCATAGCAGCTTCTGCAAAACTCTTCTTCTTTTTTACTATGCGTGCTCTAACCCGATCTAACGGAACAGCTTTATCTACAAAAACCGCAAACCCGTCAACTTTGGCTATTGCTTTCCCGCCAAAGGCCATGCCGGTTATTTCAAGTTCAATAATATCGCCTTTTTTTATTCCCATATTTTATTTAACCCTTTATAAAAAAATAACTCAAAATGAGCCGATTGCGCAATCTAACACAAACGAAATGATATTGCCAATACCACAAATTATATATTATGCCTTTACAATCATTTCCAACCAAATTATAGTTTGTTCGCTTAAGCAATACTGTGGGAAATCACTACATTTTATTGTTTTGGATTAGGAGGATAAATTATGAACGTTGCAGTTTTGCTGATTCTCGCGCTTCCGCTATTTTACCTGGGATATGCGTTTTACAGCAAGATGATAGCACGGTTGTTTGACGAAGATGACAACAATAAGACACCGGCTGTTGCCTTAAAAGACAATGTTGATTATGTGCCTACAAACCCTGTCGTTTTATTCGGGCATCATTTTTCCAGCATTGCAGGCGGAGGACCAATAATCGGGCCGGCGGTTGCGGTTCTTTTTGGTTATGTTCCGGTTTGGTTATGGCTTGTTATAGGTTCAATTTTTATTGGTGCTGCACATGACCTTGCAACTCTTTATGCCAGTATCCGTGAAAAAGGAAAATCCATAGCCGAGATTGCAAACTCTTCGCTTGGCAGGACGGGATTTTTTCTTTTTATTGCATTTACTATAATTATGCTTCTAACGGTTACCAGTGCTTTTCTGGGTCTTACCGCAACTTCTCTTACATCAAAAGTACCCCTTGAATTCCTTAATCTTGATCCGTCTCAAACACTTTTAAAAACAGCAGTTATTGATGGTATCGTTAATGTGCAGATTGGTGGCATTGCTTCAATGTCTGTAATCGTAATTACTTTCTGCTCTCCTTTTTTAGGATATCTTCTTTATAAACGTGAGATTAATCCTTATTTCGCATCTTTAATTGCTATAACCATTGCCATTGTTTCCATTACAATCGGTTTGAAATATCCGGTAACACTTGATCCGACTCACTGGATGATTATTATCTCGATATATACAATATTGGCGGCAGGACTTCCTGTATGGTTTGTCTTACAGCCCCGTGATTTTACCAATTCATTTCTGCTTTACGGAGGCATTTGCGTTTTGCTTGTTGCGGGTATAATCGCCGGATTCAAAGGAGCCACCATGCAGGCTCCTGCATGGAACTTAACGGAGGCAAGCGCAAAAATCGGCCCGGCATGGCCGTTTCTGTTTATTACTGTTGCATGCGGTGCAATTTCCGGTTTTCATTGTCTGGTATGCGGAGGAACTACCTCAAAACAATTGCGAAAAGAATCGGATGGGCGGCGTATAGCCTATGGAGGCATGATTATCGAAGGTATCTTTGCTATGTGCGTACTTATTGCCATAGGAAGCGCTCTTGGTTTTGCCGAATATACTAACATTGTTTTTCCTCAGACACCCGGTGTCAGATCAAATCCTATTCTGGCATTTGCTCTTAGCATGGGGCTGCTTTTGCATAACAGCTTAGGAATTCAGGCAGCATTTGGAACAATATTCGGCATTTTACTTGTTGAAGGTTTTGTTGTAACAACCTTAGATACAGCTGTACGTCTGAACCGGTATTTGCTTGAAGAATTATGGCAGTTTATTTTCAAAAATGTTCCAGGACTTTTTAAGACATATATTTTTAATGCATTAATCTGTGTTATAATGATGTTTGTGCTGGCATACTACAATGCGTTTTTAGTCATCTGGCCTCTTTTTGGATCTGCAAATCAGCTTCTTGCTTCTCTTGCGTTAATTGTTATCTCCGTTTGGTTAATAAAGCGCGGGAAGAAAGCATTGTTTTCCATTATCCCTGCAATATTTATGATGGCTACCACGATTTATTCGCTTTGGCGTTTGTTGATGGACAAATATCTTCCAAAAGAAAACTATATGCTGATAACAACAGATATACTGCTTATTGTGCTGGCTTTTGGTGTAATTATTCTTTCTTTAAAAACAATAAAAAAGCTTAAAACAGCTTAAATCCGGATTAATCACTATAACGAAGGAGACACTTATGACTATTTTAGAAAAAAAAGATCTTATCCAGAAAGTTATAAATGTGTTTGAAACTGGAACACCGGAAGGTAAATATGACATGCTTGTAATCTATGATGATGGCGTTAATGATTCTTATCAGATTACATTTGGGCGAAGCCAGACAACAGAACAGGGCAATCTTGGCAAGCTTGTTGATATGTACATAGAAAACGGTGGTGCATATGCTGATGATTTTGTACCATACTTAGAAAAAATTGGTATCGAACCACTTGCCGATGATGAAAAGTTTAAAAATCTGCTCCTGGATGCTGCCCGAAAAGACCAAATTATGCGTGATACTCAGGACAGCTTTTTTGATAAACACTACTGGGAACCTGCTGTAGAGTGGGCACAAAGAAACGGGTTTAAATTGCCGCTAAGCATGCTTGTAATTTATGATTCCTATATTCATTCGGGACGCATCCCGATGTTTTTGCGAAAACGGTTTATGGAGTATCCTCCTTCAGGTGGCGGGGATGAAAAAAAATGGACCGGTTCTTATGTGGAAACACGTCACCAATGGCTAAAATATCATGAAAAAAAAATCCTTCGCAAAACTATCTATCGCACACAAACCTTTTTAAACGAAATACAAAAGAATAACTGGGAATTAAATGATCTTCCGATAAATGCCAATGGAGTAAATGTAGGGTAGTAGAGCCAGTTTCAAAACGTCCCATTTTGGCCGATCTCTGCGTTGGGTGAAAATTTTAATCCTCGAAATACTCCATGTATTCCTGCGGTTAAAATTTTCACCCGCCTTGACCTTGACCAAACTGAAACGTTTTGAAAGTGGCTCAATATTATTATTTTTTCAGCCTTTTTTCACCACAGTATATAAAAAGCCCGTTATCTTTTGAAAGACATGCTATTGTCATATCAAGTTCTTTGGCAAGTTTTACCGCAAGTTCTGTGGGGCGGGAAAATGCAAGTATTATCGCAATTTTTGCTCTTGCGGCCTTTTGAACAAGCTCAAAACTTATTCTTGATGAAAGTACCAGAAAAGCTGCGTCCGAAAGCTTTTTATCAAGAAACAATTTTCCTATAGCCTTATCTAAACCATTATGGCGACCAACATCTTCCGAAACACTTAACAGTTGGTAGTCTTTGTTATAAATTGCAGAAGCATGGGAAGCATGCGTTTCTTTTTTTAAGGGCTGGTGATCGGAAAGAGACAAAAGACAATTTGCTGCTTTATTTATATCTACTACTAAACTATCTGCCATAGGCTTAATGTCCTGGTAAAGGTCCTGTATAAGCTCCTTGCCGCATAAGCCACAACTTGTCTGGCTCACAAAACCGCGTCTTTCAAGAAGATCGGATACCAGTTCTTTTCTTGCAGCAGTGAGTGTAGCAGTAACAACATTGGTGTCGGTTCCGTCACAAAAAGCAAGAGATGCAAAATCTTCAGGGGCATCTACTATTCCTTCTCCAAGACAAAAACCTGCGACATGAGGTATTTCCTCACCTGGAGTCCGCATTACTACTGAATAGGGCTTTCCTTGTATGCGGATGGATAAAGGTTCTTCTCCGATAAGATTCTGGCT
Protein-coding sequences here:
- a CDS encoding transglycosylase SLT domain-containing protein, with product MVLFACGCVNLAFADIYKYIDENGVMHFTNVPTKPSYKYRLFIKDIQRKPKKEGLPFYSSNKYDLMISEASKKHGISFSLLKAVIKAESDFDPKAVSRAGALGLMQIMPQNVKAFKMKDPFDPKENILTGTWYFKKLLNRFDGKLHLALAAYNAGPKAVVSYKGIPPIRETEDYVEKVMKYFHHFKKNSPGVSH
- a CDS encoding chitosanase translates to MTILEKKDLIQKVINVFETGTPEGKYDMLVIYDDGVNDSYQITFGRSQTTEQGNLGKLVDMYIENGGAYADDFVPYLEKIGIEPLADDEKFKNLLLDAARKDQIMRDTQDSFFDKHYWEPAVEWAQRNGFKLPLSMLVIYDSYIHSGRIPMFLRKRFMEYPPSGGGDEKKWTGSYVETRHQWLKYHEKKILRKTIYRTQTFLNEIQKNNWELNDLPINANGVNVG
- a CDS encoding PEP-CTERM sorting domain-containing protein (PEP-CTERM proteins occur, often in large numbers, in the proteomes of bacteria that also encode an exosortase, a predicted intramembrane cysteine proteinase. The presence of a PEP-CTERM domain at a protein's C-terminus predicts cleavage within the sorting domain, followed by covalent anchoring to some some component of the (usually Gram-negative) cell surface. Many PEP-CTERM proteins exhibit an unusual sequence composition that includes large numbers of potential glycosylation sites. Expression of one such protein has been shown restore the ability of a bacterium to form floc, a type of biofilm.), which gives rise to MMNKSNSFIKLTLIFSFLMMLIMGASPGSQATAMMAAPSVIFDYMNGDLDAPSSTFTFDVLIDNIMLSNLKEWNLAFTITRNSDPGVPFSFHYAAITTDSNYVFAGNSNGYQIDINPPSATATQFSLLGHDATNSGSVTDTTGKLLARLILDEVQYQDSFIITIDPVNSFFIDSGNNYSYMESDVYDVNVVPIPSTLLLMAGGLLGLLISRRKNKRA
- a CDS encoding carbon starvation protein A, yielding MNVAVLLILALPLFYLGYAFYSKMIARLFDEDDNNKTPAVALKDNVDYVPTNPVVLFGHHFSSIAGGGPIIGPAVAVLFGYVPVWLWLVIGSIFIGAAHDLATLYASIREKGKSIAEIANSSLGRTGFFLFIAFTIIMLLTVTSAFLGLTATSLTSKVPLEFLNLDPSQTLLKTAVIDGIVNVQIGGIASMSVIVITFCSPFLGYLLYKREINPYFASLIAITIAIVSITIGLKYPVTLDPTHWMIIISIYTILAAGLPVWFVLQPRDFTNSFLLYGGICVLLVAGIIAGFKGATMQAPAWNLTEASAKIGPAWPFLFITVACGAISGFHCLVCGGTTSKQLRKESDGRRIAYGGMIIEGIFAMCVLIAIGSALGFAEYTNIVFPQTPGVRSNPILAFALSMGLLLHNSLGIQAAFGTIFGILLVEGFVVTTLDTAVRLNRYLLEELWQFIFKNVPGLFKTYIFNALICVIMMFVLAYYNAFLVIWPLFGSANQLLASLALIVISVWLIKRGKKALFSIIPAIFMMATTIYSLWRLLMDKYLPKENYMLITTDILLIVLAFGVIILSLKTIKKLKTA
- the rlmD gene encoding 23S rRNA (uracil(1939)-C(5))-methyltransferase RlmD encodes the protein MGIKKGDIIELEITGMAFGGKAIAKVDGFAVFVDKAVPLDRVRARIVKKKKSFAEAAMVEIIEASPYRINPPCEYSGYCGGCKWQFIEYERQLYYKQQHVKEALEHIGFLKDITIHPVIPSQSIFGYRNKMEFSCSDKKWLMPSDFTAGEKNAGFALGLHVPGTFDKVLDIKACLLQPEKGNLILNDVKEFMQNSGAQPYGLRSHEGFWRFLMLRNSGAYGSWMVNIITSAEDNKVVKPLSEMLVQKYSDIVSVINNITSSKAGVAVGEYEKVLAGSSYIKDKIGAFEFKISANSFFQTNTKGAQILYNKVKEFAQLSGKETVIDLYSGTGTIPIYLSADAAEITGIEISESAVSDAKNNCIINGISNCTFITGDIKNSLSKIENKPDVLIIDPPRVGMHKDVVKQVIDMAPERIVYVSCNPATLARDLFILKDYFDVIQVQPVDMFPHTFHIESVTKLEKKRF